In Malus sylvestris chromosome 2, drMalSylv7.2, whole genome shotgun sequence, the genomic stretch cttttatatTCCCGAATCACGTCATTTGCCCTAAACCCTACATACTTGGAATACTTTGTTTCGCCATGTTGCTAACTTGCTATGAATATATGCTATACAATACAATTGAATCGATGTACATTTTATGCATGAAGGTTATAAGACAATGTGTGTGCTGTAATGTTCTTCACTGGTTCTAGTCAAAACCCTCATTTTGTTAGCCACCGTTTGCACTTTGCAGTTCAAACTCAAAGTAAGGCAACTCTCGGCTCTCTAATTATATATTTGGTCTTCCTCAACTAATGAGTGGTCCCCATGAAAAGAAAACCCTCACGTGCCCAAAGATGCTTTTCGACTTTTTCTCTcaacaattttaaattttcaatagGTTATCACATCATGAACATTACTAAGACGGTACAGTAGTTGGGATAAATTTTCTATCTATATTTCACGTAGTatgttttaggtttgattaCTGTCGTTGGTGTATCATACGatggtgataaaaaaaaatctaaaatactTCTATGAGCCTTCTCGTTTTCCGAAAATATGGACTACTGTGACAAAGCTATCAGCTAATCCTCTGTTtacaaagggaaaaaaaaaattatcaaatcatgtttGCTTCTGTTTTCGCATCAagtcttagttttttttttaatattgactAAGTTAggaatatttatatttatttgtccTAATTATAGTTTTATTTTCGAATTTCGATTCCTTGGAGTcttatgtttgatttttttaagtacaagcaaatttctcttctttttgaTATTGTATAAAAGTaacattatgtttggatgaaggaaataaatttggaatttggataaagtcaaaatttgtaaattaacatgcacaaattcttttgttttgattcataaacatagaaatttagaattttcgcttgaaaaaaaacttggaatttggaacctccaattcccaagtttaaattccatatacatatgtgtcatttctcaatttctatgattgagagcttaaaattaacaaattctgtattcaatttcattgttcttttaggctaaccaaacaagaaaattaacatattctagaaaataaaatcccatcAATTCAATTtccattattttaaaatttcttgcTAATCTTAAATTTATtgatccaaacatagtgtaaaggaagaaaaaaaaaattagtaaagtCTTTCTCAACCTGTTGCAAAACCAAACACCAACTATTCTCAATTTATGGAAAAtattatcatttaaaaaaaattatgcaacCATATATTCGATATCCAACAGAATATCTGCATATCTCAATTTGGCAGACATTCTACAATAGAAGCCAACGTGACAATCCAATAATAATTAGCTCGTGAAAATGCaattaaataatatttatttagAGAAATAAGTACGTTAGATTAGTTAATTAAGACAATATCTGTCCTTTTGTTCCTGAGTTTAATTTCCCCTCCTTCATATTAGAGTGATTAAAATATCATGTTCGAAAAAGATGTAATGTTGGTTTTAGTAACAatgaaagtaaataacataGTCAAACTTGTAActaatgttgttccttgtttTGCATCGCCTGAAAGTTTGACTTGAAATTACTCGTTAAACTTGCATTCGTGACTCATTTCATTACAATATAATTTACATTCTCACATTAAATTACACAAATAATTTGATACAAAAAACGTAAATGTGAACAAGTTATAAACTCAAATTGTACGTATTTAGAATTTACACCTGGTATTTGTAGTCGAAGTTTAACCCGAGTAAAATTTTAACAATGAATTCCCACCTCAGCAAGCTATTCTTGGGAAGATGGCAACTTGGCATAGAAACCATGCCATATTCGTTGCTTATTAAGCTAAAATATTTGGACCTTTTAAATTcccacaaaaatataaaaaaaaattaattacataaaaaacaataaaaattaaaactaacacaaaaccaccacaacaagaagaagaagaggaataaTCACAGAGTTCAAACTTTTGCTGATAACCAAATTTTTCTCTCTGAATTGGAGAAAAGGTCAGACAGAAACCTCTCTCTGTTTACGTTTCTCAATTCTTTAATCTCTCTCTGCATTTATAATTTTGATTAAATTTGTTTGCTGTGCAATCTGTTTATCTCTTGTCAGTTTAATGTTCTTCTGGGTGAAGAGAATGAATTGACAGAAAAAGTTTTGATTTTGCTTATTGGGTTCGATCGTTTACCTTCCCCAagctgtttggttgccgagaaaacgGTGGAAACAGGAAGAAAATAAACATTGGGTTGGTCTGTAATTTTGCTGGTTTGGTAGATggttttgtgaaatttggttgatGAAACTAAGGCATGCAGTTGAATTTAGCTCAGTTGAGTGCTGGTTTGAGTTTTCTCATGTCTTAATGAATGAAAAAGTTGGGAATCTAAAGTTTGgtgcttttttaattttcttgcattttctcaGCAGCCAAACAGAGCATAAGTTTCGGCAGTCCGATTTGAATTTATGATCTTGTTAAATTTTTGTCCTTTAATCTTAAACCAAAGGGTTTCTgcaagtttttcaattttttgactGTTGGGCTGTTTAGAAGATGCAGATcagataaaaattgaatttttaaatctgttttatttttgttcttatttgTTTGAGATTCTCTGAATATGGATGTTCCTTCAATTGTATTACGTTGTTTGGAATCGTTTGATTGCCCTTGATCCTCACTCTTCCTTATGAGATGCTGAGATTAATATAATCTTATTCTGTAATTCATATTCTGTCTTGTGTCTTACGTTAGTTCTATTGCATAAAGCAGGTTTTGTAATTGGGAATTTGCATATAGCATCATGAGATTCAAACGAGGGAGCATCGTTGAAGTATTGAGCAAAAGGGAGATGCCTTCAGGCTGCTGGTGCTCTGCTAAGATAATCTGCGGTAACGGCCACAACTACACTGTCAGATATGATGGATATGAGGGTAACGCTGATAACGCCGTTGTGGAGAGGGTATCCAGAGATGCCATCAGGCCTTGCCCACCTTCACTGGAAGTTTCAGAGAATTTGGTTCCTGGTGATGTCATTGAGTTTTTAGACAATTTTTCTTGGAAAATGGCAGCAATTACAAAGGTTTTGGGAAAGGAGTGCTTTTTAATCAGGCCAGTCGGATCCTCCCGGCAATACAAGGTCGGAAAATTTGAAATCCGAGTCAGACAGTTTTGGCAAGATGACAAATGGGTTGTGATTGGAAAGGTAATATCATCCTAAAATATTTGCTGAcgcaatttatttatttgcattTATCAGTTTTATGTGTCCAAGAGTTTTCAAGTGTTAATAGTAATGAGGACCTCAAAATGTAGTATGTATTAAGGTTAATCAGTAGTGGTACACAATTTAAGCATCACGAAGAGTGATCAATATAAGCTTTGTAGGTTTTCGTTTTGAATGTTTAAAATTGGAAATTGCTTTGGTTGTTAGAATAATACTGACAGATTTCTTCTATGTTGCTTTCATGTGCTAACTTTTTGTTTACTTGCTTGTAGGGTTTGAACAATTATGAGAATAAAAAACATGGTGAATTTTTAACTCCAAAGTTCAATCAACATTCATATCGTAAAGCTCAGAAGAATGAAACGCTGACTGCCTCCTCTCATCTGAAGAGAAGATCACCCTACCTGTGTTCTCAAGATGAAGCATATGGTGGACCTGCTGAGAAGTTTAGAGCTGTTGAAAAAGAGGGAAGGTGTCTCCGAGTAATTGCTGCGAATTTCTCTACATTTTCTGAACAGGTAGATGTTGCTTTACCAGGACGTGTGCAGGGTGGAAAAGATATACGTGCTTCTCTTAACAACAGAAAAAGTGTATTGTCTGATGTGGATGTGGAAAGGAGGAAACCAAGTGGTGATGTTGGGCGTTTGTTTTCTGTGAACCTAAATTCGAATGATGCTGATGGTGTCACATGCTCTGTTGGTAGTTGTAGTATCGATAGCAAAGATTTCATTAAGTTGCCTCCTCCTGTTTCTGCTAGTTCTACTGAAGATTTTGATGATCAGTTTTCCGATGCCGAATCTTCTTTTCAATTGAGATACGAGGAAGGAAACTCTCTCCTTCCTGCTAAAGAAGAATTGGCAGATGAGATCCATAGGTTAGAGTTGCATGCTTACCGTTGCACGATAGGGGCATTACATGCGTCAGGACCTTTAAGTTGGGAACAAGAAGAATTGGTGACGAATCTTCGCCTTTCACTCCATATATCAAATGATGAACATTTAATGGAGCTTAGAAACTTAATTTCTGGAGATACCAGCATTCATATTAGATGACAGGAAAACTGGAACTGCGTgttttgattcatatttttcttgtagCTGTAGAATCTCGATGAGCATTTTCATTAATGACCTCGCTCCACTGTAAGAAACAAGATGAGATGTTTTGATGTCCTTTTATGTTTAGTTACAACACATAGTCCAGTTTCAATGTAGTACAAACTTTTCCAAGTATGCCTATTATTATCATACTCTTCGTTGTGGATCAATTATTCTCTTTTTGCTTTTTTCTGGGGTTGTACGGAATGCATATCAAGATTTAGAGGTTCAACATAAACCTTACCATATGAAGTTTCTGTACTATTCGCATAAGCATTTGGGTATTATCGATGTACATTGCAAACTGCAAGTAACGACTCTGCATGTTCTCGTATGACACATTTGCACATATAGAGTGCTGTATCCTTTCTTTATTTGTTGATTTGTGAGGCTAATTGCTTTCTCTTCGATTCTCTAGTGTGAATAATATGTCCCATGATTTCATTTGTGGACAGTATTAATGCATCCACTGCGTTTTCCAGGGACAAAGTAGGAGGCTTGTCGCCTTGCTTTCAAGTCTCCAAAGATGATCTTGGGGTTTGCCAGCTTTCTATCAGCCTAGACTCGAGGGCAATAGTAAGACAGCTTCTGATGCTGCTGTTCACATTAATATATCTGGTTTCTGCATTCTTCCATATCAGGCCACCTGTGAGCCTTAGATACTTGTTTTACTGGAGGAAGTAAGACAATCTAGTGGCTGACACAGGATGACCTGAGATGTAGATGCTTGAAAGGTTTTGTTTCAAACCGCTGCCTCAGCACTTCCACTTACAGCTTATTTGACTTACTGATATCAATTTTATTCTCCATCTGCTATAGATTTATCATGTCAGCATACACACATTTCATAATCTTCTTCGTTTCTACGGTTTACAGCTTTTATTGTCTTCTGTTCTTTCTGTTTCCTGTGTCTCTGGAAGTTGTAGCTTGTCGAGTTTTATATTGTAACCTCTTAAAAATATGCAAATAACGTGTGCTACATCTTTGGGGCAATTGGAAAATTGcttaacatgttttctttctTGTGTACCGTAGCTGCATGTTTTTCTTTATTCAAGTAAGTGCCTGAGTACGCCAGTCACTGAATTAGCATAGGGTAGTAGACCTAATGGTATCTTATGCTGATCAGCAGGAAATGTGTGATTTATTTCTCGATATTCTTCCTCAGCTTCTGATTGGGAGTGTTTTAATCCCTAATAACCAACTTTCCAAGTGTAAACAGTAAGAAGATATCCATGTCCTGATATATAGGCCATCTGACTGCCCTACAGCTCTTCAATTCTTTGTGATTATTGTTGTATTTGTTTGTATCTTTGGAAGTTATCAGACAGGTTCTGTTGCGTTGCATTGCACTGCATAAGCTTTAGTGACTGGATCAATCATCCATTTTGACCAGAGCGCAGAGCGATGAACACTATGTTCCAAGAAAAAGTGAATGGATAACTTCTAATAAAGCATCCATGCACGCTTTTGCTTGCCCCTGATTGACAAAAATTGTCAGCCATGTCCTTGTACTGCAAGATTTGAACTGACGTATGCTTGAAAGGGTTAAACTTGATACCGAAGGAAGCAAAGTTATCTTTTTCTGTTAATGGTATTTGGATTGTCATTGACCTTAATCATTAGCTTTGTCCTTGTCAAGTTTCTGTAGAAAAAAACATTACTTGTTTTCGATGTCCTTCGTGGTTTGAAagtaaaattcgtttttacggTTTTCTATGGTTCCTGCTGCAGATGCTTTCAACGCAAACTATATATCAGCTCGGAACAAATCCGGTGTGGAAACCAAGTAGCCAACAATGAGAAGCATTCGCTTTTGGTAAAGATTTGAGGATTGCTCAATAGTATACATGCTCATGAATGCGAGATGCAAAACATACTAGAATCTCGAGCATGGAACGCAAAATTTGATTGTCTCGGCAATTCCAAATGATTCAGCTAAGTATTGTCACCCCCTCTGGCAAGTCTGGCATTGTGTGAAAGTTCATTTGTTTCTATATCAGCAGAGCATTCACTGTTGCTGCATGCCATACCATGAGACCCTACTTCGTTTGTATCTCGTGAAAATTTTCAGAGAATGCGACAATTTTTTCTGGTTTTCATATCTTGTGAAGATTTATGGGAATCGAGATCCTTTCCGGATATCCAAGTCTGGAGCCCGCGGATCCAAGGATTTGGGTCGTTCAAAGGGGGGAGAGAGATCTAGACGTTTGATTTGTGTGGAGTGGCCAGTGAGATACAAAAATAAGGGCCATAGGATTTTAAATGAGTAGTTCAGATTTTTTAATCTGCGGACTCCGGACACAAAAATCCGGGCTCTCCATCCGATTTATAGGTTCCAACTTTAGGGGTCCGAAGTTCCGAATTATTCGTACATGCAAAACGGGACTGTTTTTATGGCCCTtaagacaaaagaaaaaacagtttaATGGGCccaagtttttgttttcttgctaAAGTAGGTTCGGACTTTTGGGCTTCATGTATTCAATATTTGGTTGCAAGTTGCAACCCACCATCAGAAGTCatattaaattttgataaaGTGATGATGTGATGGCATTGGCATGTAAGAAAAtttagggtaaagtacaaaaaactacctcaactattgatgtcatgacactttcatacttcatcttttaaaattgacaatgtcataccccATTTTTAGAATTTGGTCCAATGTTATACCTGTCATTACTTGACAGTTTACTtttcagttaaatgctgacgtggcttgattagaggcccattttctattaaaaatttattaaaatattattaaaaactaaaaaaaaattcatttaataattttttaaaacaataaagaaaagtaaaaaaaaaaaaaatccctctTCGTCccttcctcttctctctctctctccctctccccatc encodes the following:
- the LOC126593429 gene encoding uncharacterized protein LOC126593429 isoform X2 gives rise to the protein MRFKRGSIVEVLSKREMPSGCWCSAKIICGNGHNYTVRYDGYEGNADNAVVERVSRDAIRPCPPSLEVSENLVPGDVIEFLDNFSWKMAAITKVLGKECFLIRPVGSSRQYKVGKFEIRVRQFWQDDKWVVIGKGLNNYENKKHGEFLTPKFNQHSYRKAQKNETLTASSHLKRRSPYLCSQDEAYGGPAEKFRAVEKEGRCLRVIAANFSTFSEQVDVALPGRVQGGKDIRASLNNRKSVLSDVDVERRKPSGDVGRLFSVNLNSNDADGVTCSVGSCSIDSKDFIKLPPPVSASSTEDFDDQFSDAESSFQLRYEEGNSLLPAKEELADEIHRLELHAYRCTIGALHASGPLSWEQEELGQSRRLVALLSSLQR
- the LOC126593429 gene encoding uncharacterized protein LOC126593429 isoform X1, encoding MRFKRGSIVEVLSKREMPSGCWCSAKIICGNGHNYTVRYDGYEGNADNAVVERVSRDAIRPCPPSLEVSENLVPGDVIEFLDNFSWKMAAITKVLGKECFLIRPVGSSRQYKVGKFEIRVRQFWQDDKWVVIGKGLNNYENKKHGEFLTPKFNQHSYRKAQKNETLTASSHLKRRSPYLCSQDEAYGGPAEKFRAVEKEGRCLRVIAANFSTFSEQVDVALPGRVQGGKDIRASLNNRKSVLSDVDVERRKPSGDVGRLFSVNLNSNDADGVTCSVGSCSIDSKDFIKLPPPVSASSTEDFDDQFSDAESSFQLRYEEGNSLLPAKEELADEIHRLELHAYRCTIGALHASGPLSWEQEELVTNLRLSLHISNDEHLMELRNLISGDTSIHIR